A window of Deltaproteobacteria bacterium genomic DNA:
ATTCTCTTGATTCAAGATGAACAAAAATTCTTTGAAATTTTCTCAAAAAAATCAAAGATTGAAAAGATAAAAGCTAAAGCGAAGGAATATGGTTTTGAAATTCCCTGGGATCAAAAAGTTAAAAACTTAGCAGTGGGTATTCAACAACGTATCGAGATTCTAAAATTATTAAATCTGGATCACGAAATACTCATTTTTGATGAGCCCACGGCGGTCTTGACCCCTCAAGAAGTGGAAGATTTGTTACTCCAACTTCAGGAATTGAGGGCCAAAGGAAAAACCGTTGTCTTAATTACGCATAAACTGAAGGAAGTTAAAAAGATTTGTGACCAAATTACGATTTTTAAAAAAGGTCAGTGCCTAGGTACCTATAAAAATGAGGAACTTTCCGTGGCTCAGATGGCTGAAAAAATGGTGGGCCATCATGTTGAGCTTCACAAACGAGAATTTAAAAAAACGACTCTTTCTGGCAACGTTTTAAATTTGAAAAATATTTTGTTTTCATCTGAAAAAGGTTCTTATCGTTTTAATTTTTCCCTTCAAAAGGGCGAGATTTTAGGAATTGCAGGCATTGAAGGAAATGGACAAAATGAATTGATCCAGTTTCTCTTAAACCCCACCCAATTCAAATTACAGAAGTCAGAGAAATTAGAGAGATTACAGAAGTCAGAGAAGTCAGAGAAATTAGAGAGATTAGACATTAAATCTAAATCTGAATTAGACTCAACTTCTGACGCAGACTCTGAATTATTTTCTGCTCCCATGGAATACCAATTTTTAAATCATTCTCTGCTTAATGATAGCAAAGAAAAAATTCGTGAAAATTCTTTTGGAGTGTTCCCAGAGGATCGTCTTCGTTTGGGAGTTG
This region includes:
- a CDS encoding ATP-binding cassette domain-containing protein translates to MNSEYDKPFHKNNIIVEFKSISKKFGNRLANKDISFSIEKGTVHGIIGENGAGKSTIMKILFGLYQSDEGDILLHNNSVVIKSPLDAFKHKIGMVHQHFMLSPEHTALENILLIQDEQKFFEIFSKKSKIEKIKAKAKEYGFEIPWDQKVKNLAVGIQQRIEILKLLNLDHEILIFDEPTAVLTPQEVEDLLLQLQELRAKGKTVVLITHKLKEVKKICDQITIFKKGQCLGTYKNEELSVAQMAEKMVGHHVELHKREFKKTTLSGNVLNLKNILFSSEKGSYRFNFSLQKGEILGIAGIEGNGQNELIQFLLNPTQFKLQKSEKLERLQKSEKSEKLERLDIKSKSELDSTSDADSELFSAPMEYQFLNHSLLNDSKEKIRENSFGVFPEDRLRLGVVANRLGFENFILGYQRNQRWYQKGFLNWKLIKELAFKQFAEFNVEPATIELSFQSYSGGNQQKIVVARELFNQPRFILASHPTRGVDIGAIEFIHEKLIQAQENGAGILLISSELDELTKLSDRILVIRNGHFVKEFSRESFDENELGAYMLGSKL